TATGTGAATTTTTTTCTTTTGAGGAAATCGGATATTATTAAATACAATTAATGGAGGTCATTTAAATGACACAACAAGGTACAGTAAAATGGTTTAACGCAGAAAAAGGTTTTGGTTTCATCGAAGTAGAAGGCGGAAATGATGTATTCGCTCACTTCTCAGCTATCCAAGGTGACGGTTTCAAATCACTTGACGAAGGTCAAAAAGTGGAATTCTCTGTAGAAGAAGGCCAACGTGGACCTCAAGCTACAAACATCGTTAAACTTTAATTTTTATTAAACTGACGATAGGCATCTTCAACGATGCTTAAGACTGTAGGCAAACCCAAAGCAATTTGGGATTTGTCTACAGTTTTTTTATTTCAGTGTCTTTTGAGATGACTGACAATAAACCTATTCATTGAAGCTTTCTAACAGCATGTATACGCTCTTCTAAACGTTGAATGATTCTTTCCCTTTATATGAAGAGAAAAGGTAATAGGGAGCGTAGAGAAGCGCTTAAAACATATCTGTACTTCTGGAAATGGTTTTATGCAAACAGAGAACTTAACTTTGCTTAAATAAATCGAGTTTAGAATAAAGAAATAAAAAACACTATGAATAAACTTGTTTGTATTTCGTGTCTTTAGGATAGACTGCAATCAACAGCAAAGGAGGGTATCTAATTGTTACAAATTGAATCTAATATCGTCGGAAAAGAAATAAGCTTTGGTTACTTACGTGATCATATTGAAAGACATGGTTTTACAATTGGAGGCAATTGGGAGTATCACAAAGGAAGTTTTGATACGATTTTATCGAGTGAGGGTGGAGAAACCATCTATTTGCGAGTGCCTTTTATTGTAACGCAAGGTGAACTAGATTTTTATGATGCACAAATTCGCTTTCAAAACCCATTTGTTATTAAACATGTAACGAATGTCGGATTGGATTATGATGAGGGCTCTTTGCTAGATGCAACGGGAGCGAGCCAATTCCAAACACCGCTTGATAAAGATGGCTATATACATGATAAAAGTAAATGGATAGAAGTTGGCGAAAAGGTAGTGGCTGATAAAGTTCTCCCTTATTTTCACTAGTCTTTACACCAATTGTTTTACGCTAGTCACACTTTTAAAAAGTAGTGGCTTTTATTATGCCTATGAACTTAGTGACAAATCTTCTTAAAATAGTTTTTTAATTTATAGTGGTCATGTATCGTTAAATGCCAGCTTGTTATATTGTACCTTGGTCGTAGTAGAGCGCGTGATTTTAATAAAGTTTGTCAATTCCTTCTCTATAATAAGGCATTCTACTGTTAGCAATTTCAATAGGTACCCATTCGATGTTGGTTATTTCATCGGGCAATGCTATTTCTTCAACTCCACTTATAACTTGCGCTTCAAAAGTGAAAAATAAAGCGTGATGATTCCTGCTTGTTAATTTTGATTCATTTACCGCGAGTAATTTACCTACTTCTACTAGATAACCTGTTTCTTCATGGACTTCACGGATTGTAGCTTCTATCAGCGTTTCATCTGTTTCCACTTTTCCACCAGGAAGCGACCAATGCCCTTCATGATTATGAACCATTAATATATGATAATCGACATTTTTAATTAATGCATAGACGACTTTAACTTCTTCCATTAGCCTCTCCTTGTCTATCTTCGTATAGTTAAATACATACATAATAGCGTATTGGAACATATTTGGAAAGGGCATATTGTGAATGGGTTATTTCGAGTCTTGGGTGAATGGAGATATAGTAGTAGACGGTCAATATCTTTATTTTACTAGTTATGCTACAGATAGAAGGGGGAATCCATTTTCTTTATGATATAATGATTGAGAAAACTCTGAATGTGTAAGAAAAGATGAGGGGGATTAATGATGGCTACGAATTATAAAAGAATCGCTGTAGCAATAGATTTTTCTGAACAGTCGTTGAAAGCGTGTGAGCGTGCGGTAAAATTGGCAAAAGAATATGGCGCAACATTACAACTAGTGAATGTGATTGATACGAAGTCGTTTGGTGCTATCACTGCATATGACTTAAAGTATGCAGAGAAATTGAAAGCGGAACATCTTACTAAAATCGAAAAGTTAAGATTAGAGGCTCAAACAGCCGGCGTAACAGAGGT
This genomic interval from Lysinibacillus sphaericus contains the following:
- a CDS encoding NUDIX hydrolase, with the translated sequence MEEVKVVYALIKNVDYHILMVHNHEGHWSLPGGKVETDETLIEATIREVHEETGYLVEVGKLLAVNESKLTSRNHHALFFTFEAQVISGVEEIALPDEITNIEWVPIEIANSRMPYYREGIDKLY
- a CDS encoding universal stress protein, which encodes MATNYKRIAVAIDFSEQSLKACERAVKLAKEYGATLQLVNVIDTKSFGAITAYDLKYAEKLKAEHLTKIEKLRLEAQTAGVTEVLAVVETGSPKSILTQLPAVDLIVCGATGLNQLEKMVIGSVAERIVRLATCDVLIVR
- a CDS encoding YugN family protein, producing MLQIESNIVGKEISFGYLRDHIERHGFTIGGNWEYHKGSFDTILSSEGGETIYLRVPFIVTQGELDFYDAQIRFQNPFVIKHVTNVGLDYDEGSLLDATGASQFQTPLDKDGYIHDKSKWIEVGEKVVADKVLPYFH
- a CDS encoding cold-shock protein — its product is MTQQGTVKWFNAEKGFGFIEVEGGNDVFAHFSAIQGDGFKSLDEGQKVEFSVEEGQRGPQATNIVKL